The Blastococcus sp. HT6-4 genome window below encodes:
- a CDS encoding alpha/beta hydrolase, with product MIENASPREDSIRLRDGRTLAYAEHGDPAGWPVLACHGSPSSRLERHVEDPADYRRWGIRLIVPDRPGFGRSDPQPGRRVMDWPDDVGQLLDHLGVDRFSVVSLSGGAAYALACAHVFADRVRAVGILGGAPPPDVPWPWPRWVPRRVRETVHRPARLAAVLRPVLAPIGLRPAMIPRYLQLRLNAADRRVIGRPAVRRILARTFTEGLRNGTAVLAEDRALLFRPWGFPLSSVRQHVHVWHGTQDWQVPVVLGQVLSAMLPDCTAHWLSGEGHFLVFDHAEEIYASLRG from the coding sequence ATGATCGAGAACGCATCGCCCCGGGAGGACTCGATCCGGCTGCGTGACGGCCGGACGCTCGCGTACGCCGAGCACGGCGACCCGGCCGGCTGGCCGGTGCTGGCGTGCCACGGTTCGCCGAGCTCACGGCTGGAACGCCACGTCGAGGACCCCGCGGACTACCGACGCTGGGGGATCCGCCTGATCGTCCCCGATCGCCCGGGGTTCGGGCGCTCGGACCCGCAGCCCGGGCGCCGGGTGATGGACTGGCCCGACGACGTCGGCCAGCTGCTCGACCACCTCGGCGTCGACCGTTTCTCGGTGGTCAGCCTGTCCGGCGGGGCGGCCTACGCCCTGGCCTGCGCGCACGTCTTCGCCGACCGCGTCCGGGCGGTGGGGATCCTCGGCGGGGCGCCGCCGCCCGACGTGCCGTGGCCGTGGCCGCGGTGGGTGCCCCGTCGCGTGCGGGAGACCGTGCACCGCCCCGCTCGGCTCGCGGCCGTGCTGCGGCCGGTGCTGGCGCCGATCGGACTGCGGCCGGCGATGATCCCGCGCTACCTGCAGCTGCGGCTCAACGCGGCCGACCGGCGGGTGATCGGCCGGCCGGCCGTCCGGCGGATCCTGGCCCGGACGTTCACCGAGGGGCTGCGCAACGGCACCGCCGTGCTCGCCGAGGACCGGGCCCTGCTGTTCCGGCCGTGGGGGTTCCCGCTGTCGTCGGTCCGCCAGCACGTGCACGTCTGGCACGGGACGCAGGACTGGCAGGTCCCCGTCGTCCTCGGCCAGGTGCTCAGCGCGATGCTGCCCGACTGCACGGCGCACTGGCTGAGCGGCGAGGGGCACTTCCTGGTCTTCGACCACGCCGAGGAGATCTACGCGTCGCTGCGAGGCTGA
- a CDS encoding sodium:solute symporter family transporter, whose amino-acid sequence MIVAGIGVCLLVITVSGLVSARRVRGNSANYLVAGRSLSAGLVGAVLISQAVDSNATLGNADLAAGFGWWAGAALPIGLALCLLLMGLFFARRMHRSGVVTLPEYFRRRFGRAMELSASVLTVGSFSMLLAGNLVALGFLLERFVGVSYAVGIVLVIPLALLYTITGGMFASVYTGVAQVAINVVGVIALVVWMGTTYGFDAPEGLGAGSLEQLTAADSGAVINWATIIALGLGNLVAIDLMQRVFSSRSPRTAQRACFGAAAGILLFCLPLSFVAVAAVGVVGDAAADGPILYTLLGEYAPAWLAVVVISGILAATVTTVSGVLLSTASVLVRNVVRVDAGAPEMTPRILRATRLATLPMAALAALIALRVPQTGILLTLTFDLLLASLVVPFVLGLYWQRGGSAAALASVVVGIGLRLVLFVLTPTIYGVENTLLHVPNGLVTSAVDGWSTIWSAVASLVGYVVVAVVVPRRVVVEVPAALPAPVPAPAGLAAAR is encoded by the coding sequence ATGATCGTTGCCGGTATCGGCGTCTGCCTGCTGGTGATCACCGTCAGCGGCCTGGTGTCCGCGCGCAGGGTGCGCGGCAACTCGGCCAACTACCTCGTGGCCGGGCGCAGCCTGTCCGCGGGTCTGGTCGGCGCCGTCCTGATCTCCCAGGCGGTCGACTCCAACGCCACGCTCGGCAACGCCGACCTGGCCGCCGGCTTCGGCTGGTGGGCCGGCGCCGCGCTGCCCATCGGGCTGGCGCTCTGCCTGCTGCTCATGGGCCTGTTCTTCGCCCGCCGGATGCACCGGTCCGGCGTCGTGACCCTGCCGGAGTACTTCCGCCGCCGGTTCGGCCGGGCCATGGAGCTCAGCGCCTCGGTGCTCACCGTCGGCAGCTTCTCGATGCTGCTGGCCGGCAACCTGGTGGCCCTCGGGTTCCTCCTGGAGCGGTTCGTCGGCGTCAGCTACGCGGTCGGCATCGTGCTGGTGATCCCGCTGGCGCTCCTCTACACGATCACCGGCGGCATGTTCGCCAGCGTGTACACCGGCGTGGCCCAGGTGGCGATCAACGTCGTCGGGGTGATCGCCCTCGTCGTGTGGATGGGCACCACCTACGGCTTCGACGCACCCGAGGGGCTCGGCGCCGGCTCCCTGGAGCAGCTCACCGCGGCCGATTCCGGTGCGGTCATCAACTGGGCCACGATCATCGCCCTCGGGCTCGGCAACCTGGTCGCGATCGACCTGATGCAGCGGGTGTTCTCCTCGCGCAGCCCGCGGACCGCGCAGCGCGCCTGCTTCGGTGCCGCCGCGGGGATCCTGCTGTTCTGCCTGCCGCTGTCGTTCGTGGCGGTGGCCGCGGTCGGGGTGGTGGGCGACGCCGCGGCCGACGGGCCGATCCTCTACACGCTCCTGGGCGAGTACGCCCCCGCCTGGCTGGCCGTCGTCGTCATCTCGGGGATCCTGGCGGCCACCGTCACCACGGTCAGCGGGGTCCTGCTCAGCACGGCGTCGGTGCTGGTCCGCAACGTGGTCCGGGTCGATGCCGGCGCCCCGGAGATGACCCCGCGGATCCTGCGGGCCACCCGGCTGGCGACCCTCCCCATGGCCGCGCTCGCCGCGCTGATCGCGCTGCGGGTGCCGCAGACCGGCATCCTGCTGACCCTCACCTTCGACCTGCTGCTGGCCAGCCTCGTCGTGCCGTTCGTCCTGGGCCTGTACTGGCAGCGGGGAGGGTCGGCCGCGGCGCTGGCGTCCGTCGTGGTCGGCATCGGTCTCCGCCTGGTGCTCTTCGTCCTGACGCCGACGATCTACGGCGTCGAGAACACGCTCCTGCACGTGCCGAACGGCCTGGTCACCTCCGCGGTCGACGGCTGGTCGACGATCTGGTCGGCGGTCGCCTCGCTCGTGGGGTACGTGGTCGTCGCCGTCGTGGTCCCCCGGCGGGTGGTCGTGGAGGTCCCGGCCGCGCTCCCGGCGCCGGTCCCGGCGCCGGCCGGCCTCGCGGCCGCCCGGTGA
- a CDS encoding helix-turn-helix domain-containing protein → MRTPTAGRPRIEDRRRPGATAGEEVLDAAAELFTTRGYAATSTRQIAEAVGIRQASLYHYFRTKDDILEALLSDTVTRPLAAWALLGERPDPPEVRLHALALLDSRQLWESAWNVGILYLLPEVRTERFARFHRERDDLRERYRQLAREVLAGLPQPTDDVLVADPVDDDVVFRLTETLPNLRADGLGRTDEPLRTADLGLHALGWRGDRTRLRSASLAAVAEVSARLGA, encoded by the coding sequence GTGCGCACACCGACCGCCGGGCGTCCCCGGATCGAGGACCGCAGACGCCCCGGTGCCACCGCCGGTGAGGAGGTGCTGGACGCCGCGGCGGAGCTGTTCACCACGCGGGGGTACGCGGCGACCTCCACCCGGCAGATCGCCGAGGCCGTCGGCATCCGGCAGGCGTCGCTGTACCACTACTTCCGGACCAAGGACGACATCCTCGAGGCGCTGCTCAGCGACACGGTCACCCGGCCGCTGGCGGCCTGGGCGCTGCTCGGCGAGCGCCCCGATCCCCCGGAGGTACGACTGCACGCGCTGGCCCTGCTGGACTCGCGGCAGCTGTGGGAGAGCGCCTGGAACGTCGGGATCCTGTACCTGCTGCCGGAGGTGCGCACCGAGCGCTTCGCCCGGTTCCACCGGGAGCGCGACGACCTGCGGGAGCGGTACCGGCAGCTGGCACGGGAGGTCCTCGCCGGGCTGCCGCAGCCGACCGACGACGTCCTGGTGGCAGATCCGGTCGACGACGACGTCGTCTTCCGGCTGACCGAGACGCTGCCGAACCTGCGGGCCGACGGCCTGGGGCGGACGGACGAGCCGCTGCGCACGGCGGATCTCGGGCTGCACGCCCTCGGCTGGCGGGGGGACCGCACCCGGCTGCGATCGGCCTCGCTCGCCGCGGTCGCCGAGGTCAGTGCCCGGCTCGGCGCCTGA
- a CDS encoding DUF1330 domain-containing protein has product MAIDPRGADLKRYLQEDPGGPVVMLNLLRYAEGGRELYAQYAKALSTTFLPRYGGEVLYAGDGSTALVAESGQAWDTVLLVRYPSREAFSKMVADPEYQQVTELRSRALAEAVLQATTER; this is encoded by the coding sequence ATGGCGATCGATCCCCGCGGTGCAGACCTCAAGCGCTACCTCCAGGAGGACCCGGGCGGGCCGGTGGTGATGCTAAACCTGCTCCGGTACGCCGAGGGCGGCCGCGAGCTCTACGCGCAGTACGCCAAGGCGCTGTCGACCACGTTCCTGCCCCGGTACGGCGGCGAGGTGCTCTACGCCGGCGACGGGTCGACCGCCCTGGTGGCCGAGTCGGGCCAGGCCTGGGACACGGTGCTGCTGGTCCGCTACCCCTCGCGGGAGGCGTTCAGCAAGATGGTCGCCGACCCCGAGTACCAGCAGGTGACCGAGCTGCGCAGCCGCGCGCTCGCCGAGGCGGTCCTGCAGGCCACCACCGAGCGCTGA
- a CDS encoding peptide chain release factor 3, producing the protein MAAVTDAAERHEAGRAARSAVAEAARRRTFAVISHPDAGKSTLTEALALHARVIGQAGAVHGKAGRRGTVSDWMDMEKARGISITSAALQFEYRDAVINLLDTPGHADFSEDTYRVLTAVDAAVMLVDAAKGLETQTMKLFAVCKHRGIPIVTVVNKWDRPGKDALELMDEIAERTGLTPTPLTWPVGIAGDFRGVLDRRDGTFRRFTRTAGGATIAPEELLTAADAAAQEGDVWRQAEEEAELLEATGAEHDQESFLGGVTTPVLFASAVSNFGVGALLDTLVDLAPPPAGRPDADGEVRGLDEPFSAFVFKVQSGMDAAHRDRLAYIRICTGVFERGMVVTHDRTRRPFTTKYAQHVFGRERESIETAYPGDVVGLVNASALGVGDSLYTDRPVSYPPLTTFAPEHFAVARSLETAKHKQFRKGIEQLDSEGVVQVLRSDRRGDGTPVLAVVGPMQFEVATHRMEHEFNAPVALDRLPYSIAMRTDEASLPLIAASGGVEVVQRTSGELLALFTDKWALRMLQQRHPTLTLEPLVAAQLA; encoded by the coding sequence GTGGCCGCCGTCACCGACGCAGCCGAACGACACGAGGCCGGCCGGGCCGCACGGTCGGCGGTCGCCGAGGCCGCCCGCCGGCGGACCTTCGCCGTGATCAGCCACCCCGACGCCGGGAAGTCCACGCTCACCGAGGCCCTCGCCCTGCACGCCCGGGTCATCGGCCAGGCCGGCGCGGTGCACGGCAAGGCCGGCCGCCGCGGCACGGTCTCGGACTGGATGGACATGGAGAAGGCCCGCGGCATCTCCATCACCTCCGCCGCCCTGCAGTTCGAGTACCGCGACGCGGTCATCAACCTGCTCGACACCCCCGGCCACGCCGACTTCTCCGAGGACACCTACCGGGTGCTCACCGCGGTCGACGCCGCCGTCATGCTCGTCGACGCCGCCAAGGGCCTCGAGACGCAGACGATGAAGCTGTTCGCCGTCTGCAAGCACCGGGGCATCCCGATCGTCACCGTGGTGAACAAGTGGGACCGGCCCGGCAAGGACGCCCTCGAGCTGATGGACGAGATCGCCGAGCGCACCGGGCTCACCCCCACCCCGCTGACCTGGCCGGTCGGCATCGCCGGCGACTTCCGTGGCGTTCTCGACCGGCGCGACGGCACCTTCCGCCGCTTCACCCGCACCGCCGGCGGCGCCACGATCGCCCCCGAGGAGCTGCTGACCGCCGCGGACGCCGCGGCCCAGGAGGGCGACGTCTGGCGGCAGGCCGAGGAGGAGGCCGAGCTGCTCGAGGCCACCGGTGCCGAGCACGACCAGGAGTCGTTCCTCGGTGGCGTCACCACGCCGGTGCTCTTCGCCTCCGCCGTCTCGAACTTCGGCGTCGGCGCGCTGCTGGACACCCTGGTCGACCTCGCCCCGCCGCCGGCCGGGCGGCCCGACGCCGACGGCGAGGTGCGCGGCCTCGACGAGCCGTTCAGCGCCTTCGTGTTCAAGGTGCAGTCGGGCATGGACGCCGCCCACCGCGACCGGCTGGCCTACATCCGCATCTGCACCGGGGTGTTCGAGCGCGGCATGGTCGTCACCCACGACCGCACCCGCCGTCCGTTCACCACCAAGTACGCCCAGCACGTCTTCGGCCGGGAACGCGAGAGCATCGAGACCGCCTACCCCGGCGACGTCGTGGGGCTGGTCAACGCCTCCGCCCTCGGGGTCGGCGACAGCCTCTACACCGACCGGCCTGTCAGCTATCCCCCGCTCACCACCTTCGCGCCCGAGCACTTCGCCGTCGCCCGCAGCCTCGAGACGGCCAAGCACAAGCAGTTCCGCAAGGGCATCGAGCAGCTGGACTCCGAGGGCGTGGTGCAGGTGCTGCGCTCGGACCGGCGCGGCGACGGCACCCCGGTGCTGGCCGTGGTGGGGCCGATGCAGTTCGAGGTCGCCACCCACCGCATGGAGCACGAGTTCAACGCCCCCGTGGCGCTGGACCGGCTGCCCTACAGCATCGCGATGCGCACCGACGAGGCGTCGCTGCCGCTGATCGCCGCGTCGGGCGGGGTGGAGGTCGTGCAGCGGACCAGCGGCGAGCTGCTGGCGCTGTTCACCGACAAGTGGGCGCTGCGGATGCTGCAGCAGCGGCACCCCACCCTCACGCTCGAGCCCCTGGTGGCCGCGCAGCTCGCCTGA